The Argopecten irradians isolate NY chromosome 4, Ai_NY, whole genome shotgun sequence genome has a window encoding:
- the LOC138321085 gene encoding peptidyl-prolyl cis-trans isomerase 1-like isoform X1, translating into MKRKKMTVTSGYKPRCFLDIEIGGQSVGRIIVELFSDVTPKTCENFRALCTGEKGVTQKTEQSLHYKGAPFHRVVKDFMIQGGDFTKGDGTGGESIYGGMFPDENFILKNEKEFLLCMANRGKDTNSSQFFITTRPAPHLDGVHVVFGQVIQGQETVRLIENQETDTKSRPLKEVRIANCGELVLQMKSKAKKKKKVSESESDSGSESASGSDSKKRKRRKKQKKKDAKRKKKDKKKKKDRDEKDEEASSKEPEITTVFAAIRPDEIPDVPSQKFLMRENPNKDQEDKGKSPPGYGQRRPIDRIPYSSQVKVTRSGRRIKGRGTVRYRSRSRSETPPHWRQAMQKPQPIDYSNRQEEDQGNRWVRGDKLPLGRRERGNRRLSDRDRDMESREIGQGDGGNPRWGREAARGRGDRNEERSQGRSRDRQPLRERFRQGNEDRSEEEEDDNERKKHKKDKSHKKHKKHKKTSKKHKEKRGSDDEDDQRKARQASASGGESMSRSPSPRSVKDSKTENGHSDEGRYNDGKDIRRLTTDNMNSSDRRRHDRRRSRSPDIKTKQPTRRRSVSRDRHRSKSKSPNRRPSDSRGRRRRSSDSESEDGRSRSKRQNRQRSRSSSSSRSRSRSRGRYRDSGRRGRRDDERRPRVLPGIRIMKMKSESPPPTHWKKGQKPWKNKPQDRPLTTKDVLGAPDMKEKSPQKSGASPNDSQLNRNRLSSDSPVKLPNRHKQSDSSDNSDRSPSPNIPMTKTRRSSGSDPSREMRSVHLDNDRKGCSESESIRTGHHGGIAEQRSIHLGRTDDDSYRREPVPASKIQYDLAEQEDPIRASPVRKESKSKSMHSSDSRSESSYNASEDSTEDSDTSVKSEEEQRRTVRKVEERIKWQPPPDPEVPECEEIPRTMNKQPEEVSRTSVRMRTPPLPPMGQVAEAASEMARKKNRWDVHAPVVTQERTAVPLPGLKQPSPPRSSSPRSRSSSYSSDRSRSQSPTSSYLYGDEKPKDNGQTASRDPPKQFEDFSSSVSKSISKSPAKSDQNRGSLIPPVTNIESVPLQGGRSLDLNMLSPGNIPFPSDNADNIKDKASKSSEKKDSQENAPQKSLEERLKYFTAGIGGPKSKFTSADNKTRSRSKSSEASPKKKSSPDRRPSNRSGSRNRSKSPQRSRRKSRSRSRGKNHSKSPVRSRRRMSKSPVQSRRRSHSKSPRRSRGKSRSKSPIRSRRRSYSRSPQRRRISPARYSPVPPRRRSRSPRRRSRSQRRSRSPKRSRSPRRSKSPRRSRSRRRSPSPRRRSRSRRSRSPRRRSVSPRRRSPVRRRRSRSRSSRRRSPRRRSISPRRHSRSRSRRRSPPRRRRSPSRDRRRRRSRSGSGSSRSRSRSHSRRRRHSSSSRSRSRSRRRRHRSSSSDSD; encoded by the exons ATG AAGAGGAAGAAGATGACTGTGACCAGTGGATACAAGCCCAGATGTTTTCTGGACATAGAAATAGGTGGGCAGTCAG TTGGAAGGATAATAGTAGAGCTGTTCTCGGATGTGACCCCCAAAACATGTGAAAACTTCCGTGCACTATGCACAG GAGAAAAGGGGGTTACCCAGAAAACTGAACAATCCCTCCACTACAAAGGGGCTCCTTTCCATCGTGTGGTGAAAGACTTCATGATCCAGGGTGGAGATTTCACCAAAG GAGATGGAACTGGGGGCGAGTCAATATATGGAGGGATGTTCCCTG ATGAAAATTTCATCTTAAAAAATGAGAAAGAATTTCTCCTTTGCATGGCAAATCGTGGAAAGGATACAAATAGTTCTCAATTCTTTAT aacaacaaggCCAGCTCCACACTTAGATGG AGTTCATGTCGTATTTGGTCAAGTCATTCAAGGCCAGGAAACTGTCCGTCTCATAGAAAATCAAGAGACCGACACAAAAAGTCGACCTCTGAAAGAGGTGCGCATTGCCAATTGTGGGGAATTAGTCCTGCAGATGAAGTCAAAAG CtaagaagaaaaagaaagtgTCAGAATCTGAGTCAGACTCAGGTTCAGAATCAGCCTCGGGCAGTGACAGCAAGAAACGTAAACGTagaaagaaacaaaagaaaaaagatgCCAAACGGAAAAAGAAGGacaagaagaagaaaaaagatagagatgaaaa AGATGAAGAGGCAAGCTCTAAGGAGCCAGAGATTACCACAGTATTTGCTGCCATTAGGCCTGATGAAATCCCTGACGTACCGTCACAGAAGTTTCTGATGAGAGAAAACCCCAACAAAGATCAAGAAGA CAAAGGCAAATCTCCTCCTGGCTACGGTCAACGTCGACCTATTGACAGGATCCCATACAGTTCTCAGGTTAAAGTGACACGAAGTGGTCGTAGAATCAAGGGGCGTGGTACGGTG AGATACAGAAGCCGGAGTCGTAGTGAAACCCCGCCCCACTGGCGACAAGCCATGCAGAAACCACAGCCTATAGACTACAGTAATCGACAGGAGGAAGACCAGGGAAACCGCTGGGTGAGAGGGGACAAATTACCACTGGGGAGAAGAGAGAGGGGCAACCGACGATTATCTGACCGTGATCGGGACATGGAGTCCAGAGAAATTGGTCAAGGTGATGGTGGTAATCCTCGATGGGGCCGGGAAGCTGCTAGAGGTAGGGGGGATAGAAACGAGGAAAGGTCACAAGGTCGTAGTCGTGACAGACAGCCCCTTAGGGAACGCTTCAGACAAGGAAATGAGGACAG AAGTGAAGAGGAGGAGGACGATAATGAAAGGAAAAAACACAAGAAAGATAAAAG TCACAAGAAGCACAAAAAGCACAAGAAAACATCCAAGAAGCACAAAGAAAAGAGAGGTAGTGATGACGAAGATGACCAAAGAAAGGCAAGACAAGCTAGCGCTTCTGGTGGAGAAAGTATGTCCCGATCACCCTCACCTCGGTCAGTCAAGGACAGCAAGACTGAGAATGGTCACTCAGATGAAGGGAGATATAACGATGGCAAGGATATCAGGAG ACTGACTACGGACAATATGAATAGTTCTGACCGAAGGAGACATGATCGCCGGAGATCAAGATCACCTGACATCAAGACAAAACAACCAACTCGTAGAAGATCTGTGTCAAGAGACCGCCATCGTTCAAAATCTAAATCACCCAACCGAAGACCTTCAGATTCACGTGGTAGAAGACGACGATCTTCAGATTCTGAGTCAGAAGACGGACGCTCTAGGTCAAAGAGGCAAAACagacaaaggtcaaggtcatcaagTTCTAGTAGAAgcaggtcaaggtcacgaggTCGTTATCGTGATAGTGGAAGACGAGGAAGAAGAGATGATGAAAGACGTCCACGAGTGCTTCCAGGGATTAG GATAATGAAGATGAAGTCTGAAAGTCCCCCTCCTACACACTGGAAAAAAGGACAGAAGCCATGGAAAAACAAACCTCAGGATCGACCACTCACAACAAA GGATGTCCTTGGAGCACCTGACATGAAAGAAAAAAGTCCACAGAAGTCCGGTGCCAGCCCCAATGACAGCCAGCTAAACCGAAATCGTTTGTCGAGTGATTCTCCTGTCAAACTTCCTAATCGTCACAAACAATCGGACAGCAGTGACAACAGTGATCGCTCTCCTAGTCCAAACATACCCATGACAAAGACTCGGAGATCGAGTGGGTCGGATCCATCACGGGAAATGAGATCCGTTCACCTGGATAATGACAGGAAAGGTTGTTCCGAGTCGGAGAGTATTAGGACAGGACATCATGGTGGTATAGCAGAACAACGATCTATCCACCTTGGTAGGACAGACGATGATAGCTACAGACGTGAACCTGTCCCAGCTAGTAAAATCCAATACGATTTGGCTGAACAGGAAGATCCGATTAGAGCTAGTCCTGTACGGAAAGAATCTAAGTCAAAGTCCATGCATTCGTCAGATTCTAGATCAGAAAGCTCCTATAATGCTTCAGAGGATTCTACTGAAGATTCTGATACATCAGTGAAATCTGAGGAGGAACAGAGACGCACCGTGAGAAAAGTCGAG GAGCGCATTAAGTGGCAGCCGCCACCAGATCCTGAGGTACCAGAGTGTGAGGAGATTCCTAGAACAATGAATAAG CAACCAGAGGAAGTGAGTCGGACGTCGGTGAGAATGAGGACACCTCCACTGCCACCGATGGGACAGGTAGCCGAGGCGGCCTCAGAAATGGCCAG GAAGAAAAATAGGTGGGATGTCCATGCCCCTGTAGTTACACAGGAGAGAACAGCTGTACCGCTTCCTGGGCTCAAACAACCTTCacctccaaggtcatcatctccACGTTCGAGGTCATCTTCATATTCATCAgacaggtcaaggtcacagtctCCAACTAGCAGCTATCTCTATGGAGATGAGAAGCCAAAGGATAATGGACAGACTGCATCACGAGATCCTCCTAAGCAGTTTGAGGATTTTTCTTCTTCTGTTTCTAAGTCTATTTCCAAATCTCCTGCAAAATCAGACCAAAATAGGGGAAGTCTAATCCCCCCAGTCACCAATATAGAGAGTGTTCCTCTACAAGGAGGCCGCTCACTGGATCTCAACATGCTAAGTCCTGGCAATATACCTTTCCCCTCTGATAATGCAGACAATATCAAAGATAAAGCCTCGAAAAGTTCAGAGAAAAAAGATTCCCAAGAAAATGCACCCCAAAAGAGTCTAGAAGAAAGGTTGAAATATTTTACTGCAGGGATAGGTGGTCCCAAGTCCAAATTTACTTCTGCAGATAATAAGACTCGATCAAGGAGTAAATCCTCAGAAGCTTCACCAAAAAAGAAATCCTCTCCAGACAGGAGACCATCCAATAGATCAGGCAGCAGAAACCGAAGTAAATCTCCTCAGAGATCCCGTAGGAAAAGTCGTTCAAGATCTCGAGGAAAAAATCATTCCAAATCACCAGTACGATCAAGAAGGCGCATGTCCAAGTCACCTGTTCAGTCAAGGAGGAGAAGTCATTCAAAGTCACCGAGACGTTCACGTGGGAAAAGCAGATCAAAATCTCCTATTCGCTCCAGACGCAGAAGTTACTCTCGCTCTCCACAACGACGAAGGATATCTCCGGCAAGATATTCACCAGTGCCACCTAGGAGAAGGTCACGGAGTCCACGCAGGAGATCAAGGTCACAAAGACGATCAAGGTCACCCAAACGATCAAGGTCGCCCAGAAGATCAAAGTCACCTAGAAGGTCGAGATCAAGAAGGCGCTCCCCATCACCTAGAAGACGATCTAGATCACGTCGTTCTAGGTCGCCAAGGCGAAGGTCAGTGTCGCCCAGGAGGAGATCACCTGTCCGTAGGCGACGAtccaggtcaaggtcatccagGCGACGATCACCAAGGAGACGTAGTATCTCTCCACGACGCCACAGTCGATCTAGGTCAAG GAGACGTTCTCCCCCAAGACGGAGAAGGAGTCCTTCAAGGGATAGACGAAGGAG ACGCAGTAGGAGCGGGTCGGGATCATCGCGGAGTCGGAGTAGGAGTCACAGTCGTCGTAGAAGACACTCCAGTAGCTCGCGTAGTCGGAGTCGTAGTAGACGCCGCCGACACAGAAGTTCTAGCTCAGATAGTGACTGA
- the LOC138321085 gene encoding peptidyl-prolyl cis-trans isomerase 1-like isoform X2 encodes MTVTSGYKPRCFLDIEIGGQSVGRIIVELFSDVTPKTCENFRALCTGEKGVTQKTEQSLHYKGAPFHRVVKDFMIQGGDFTKGDGTGGESIYGGMFPDENFILKNEKEFLLCMANRGKDTNSSQFFITTRPAPHLDGVHVVFGQVIQGQETVRLIENQETDTKSRPLKEVRIANCGELVLQMKSKAKKKKKVSESESDSGSESASGSDSKKRKRRKKQKKKDAKRKKKDKKKKKDRDEKDEEASSKEPEITTVFAAIRPDEIPDVPSQKFLMRENPNKDQEDKGKSPPGYGQRRPIDRIPYSSQVKVTRSGRRIKGRGTVRYRSRSRSETPPHWRQAMQKPQPIDYSNRQEEDQGNRWVRGDKLPLGRRERGNRRLSDRDRDMESREIGQGDGGNPRWGREAARGRGDRNEERSQGRSRDRQPLRERFRQGNEDRSEEEEDDNERKKHKKDKSHKKHKKHKKTSKKHKEKRGSDDEDDQRKARQASASGGESMSRSPSPRSVKDSKTENGHSDEGRYNDGKDIRRLTTDNMNSSDRRRHDRRRSRSPDIKTKQPTRRRSVSRDRHRSKSKSPNRRPSDSRGRRRRSSDSESEDGRSRSKRQNRQRSRSSSSSRSRSRSRGRYRDSGRRGRRDDERRPRVLPGIRIMKMKSESPPPTHWKKGQKPWKNKPQDRPLTTKDVLGAPDMKEKSPQKSGASPNDSQLNRNRLSSDSPVKLPNRHKQSDSSDNSDRSPSPNIPMTKTRRSSGSDPSREMRSVHLDNDRKGCSESESIRTGHHGGIAEQRSIHLGRTDDDSYRREPVPASKIQYDLAEQEDPIRASPVRKESKSKSMHSSDSRSESSYNASEDSTEDSDTSVKSEEEQRRTVRKVEERIKWQPPPDPEVPECEEIPRTMNKQPEEVSRTSVRMRTPPLPPMGQVAEAASEMARKKNRWDVHAPVVTQERTAVPLPGLKQPSPPRSSSPRSRSSSYSSDRSRSQSPTSSYLYGDEKPKDNGQTASRDPPKQFEDFSSSVSKSISKSPAKSDQNRGSLIPPVTNIESVPLQGGRSLDLNMLSPGNIPFPSDNADNIKDKASKSSEKKDSQENAPQKSLEERLKYFTAGIGGPKSKFTSADNKTRSRSKSSEASPKKKSSPDRRPSNRSGSRNRSKSPQRSRRKSRSRSRGKNHSKSPVRSRRRMSKSPVQSRRRSHSKSPRRSRGKSRSKSPIRSRRRSYSRSPQRRRISPARYSPVPPRRRSRSPRRRSRSQRRSRSPKRSRSPRRSKSPRRSRSRRRSPSPRRRSRSRRSRSPRRRSVSPRRRSPVRRRRSRSRSSRRRSPRRRSISPRRHSRSRSRRRSPPRRRRSPSRDRRRRRSRSGSGSSRSRSRSHSRRRRHSSSSRSRSRSRRRRHRSSSSDSD; translated from the exons ATGACTGTGACCAGTGGATACAAGCCCAGATGTTTTCTGGACATAGAAATAGGTGGGCAGTCAG TTGGAAGGATAATAGTAGAGCTGTTCTCGGATGTGACCCCCAAAACATGTGAAAACTTCCGTGCACTATGCACAG GAGAAAAGGGGGTTACCCAGAAAACTGAACAATCCCTCCACTACAAAGGGGCTCCTTTCCATCGTGTGGTGAAAGACTTCATGATCCAGGGTGGAGATTTCACCAAAG GAGATGGAACTGGGGGCGAGTCAATATATGGAGGGATGTTCCCTG ATGAAAATTTCATCTTAAAAAATGAGAAAGAATTTCTCCTTTGCATGGCAAATCGTGGAAAGGATACAAATAGTTCTCAATTCTTTAT aacaacaaggCCAGCTCCACACTTAGATGG AGTTCATGTCGTATTTGGTCAAGTCATTCAAGGCCAGGAAACTGTCCGTCTCATAGAAAATCAAGAGACCGACACAAAAAGTCGACCTCTGAAAGAGGTGCGCATTGCCAATTGTGGGGAATTAGTCCTGCAGATGAAGTCAAAAG CtaagaagaaaaagaaagtgTCAGAATCTGAGTCAGACTCAGGTTCAGAATCAGCCTCGGGCAGTGACAGCAAGAAACGTAAACGTagaaagaaacaaaagaaaaaagatgCCAAACGGAAAAAGAAGGacaagaagaagaaaaaagatagagatgaaaa AGATGAAGAGGCAAGCTCTAAGGAGCCAGAGATTACCACAGTATTTGCTGCCATTAGGCCTGATGAAATCCCTGACGTACCGTCACAGAAGTTTCTGATGAGAGAAAACCCCAACAAAGATCAAGAAGA CAAAGGCAAATCTCCTCCTGGCTACGGTCAACGTCGACCTATTGACAGGATCCCATACAGTTCTCAGGTTAAAGTGACACGAAGTGGTCGTAGAATCAAGGGGCGTGGTACGGTG AGATACAGAAGCCGGAGTCGTAGTGAAACCCCGCCCCACTGGCGACAAGCCATGCAGAAACCACAGCCTATAGACTACAGTAATCGACAGGAGGAAGACCAGGGAAACCGCTGGGTGAGAGGGGACAAATTACCACTGGGGAGAAGAGAGAGGGGCAACCGACGATTATCTGACCGTGATCGGGACATGGAGTCCAGAGAAATTGGTCAAGGTGATGGTGGTAATCCTCGATGGGGCCGGGAAGCTGCTAGAGGTAGGGGGGATAGAAACGAGGAAAGGTCACAAGGTCGTAGTCGTGACAGACAGCCCCTTAGGGAACGCTTCAGACAAGGAAATGAGGACAG AAGTGAAGAGGAGGAGGACGATAATGAAAGGAAAAAACACAAGAAAGATAAAAG TCACAAGAAGCACAAAAAGCACAAGAAAACATCCAAGAAGCACAAAGAAAAGAGAGGTAGTGATGACGAAGATGACCAAAGAAAGGCAAGACAAGCTAGCGCTTCTGGTGGAGAAAGTATGTCCCGATCACCCTCACCTCGGTCAGTCAAGGACAGCAAGACTGAGAATGGTCACTCAGATGAAGGGAGATATAACGATGGCAAGGATATCAGGAG ACTGACTACGGACAATATGAATAGTTCTGACCGAAGGAGACATGATCGCCGGAGATCAAGATCACCTGACATCAAGACAAAACAACCAACTCGTAGAAGATCTGTGTCAAGAGACCGCCATCGTTCAAAATCTAAATCACCCAACCGAAGACCTTCAGATTCACGTGGTAGAAGACGACGATCTTCAGATTCTGAGTCAGAAGACGGACGCTCTAGGTCAAAGAGGCAAAACagacaaaggtcaaggtcatcaagTTCTAGTAGAAgcaggtcaaggtcacgaggTCGTTATCGTGATAGTGGAAGACGAGGAAGAAGAGATGATGAAAGACGTCCACGAGTGCTTCCAGGGATTAG GATAATGAAGATGAAGTCTGAAAGTCCCCCTCCTACACACTGGAAAAAAGGACAGAAGCCATGGAAAAACAAACCTCAGGATCGACCACTCACAACAAA GGATGTCCTTGGAGCACCTGACATGAAAGAAAAAAGTCCACAGAAGTCCGGTGCCAGCCCCAATGACAGCCAGCTAAACCGAAATCGTTTGTCGAGTGATTCTCCTGTCAAACTTCCTAATCGTCACAAACAATCGGACAGCAGTGACAACAGTGATCGCTCTCCTAGTCCAAACATACCCATGACAAAGACTCGGAGATCGAGTGGGTCGGATCCATCACGGGAAATGAGATCCGTTCACCTGGATAATGACAGGAAAGGTTGTTCCGAGTCGGAGAGTATTAGGACAGGACATCATGGTGGTATAGCAGAACAACGATCTATCCACCTTGGTAGGACAGACGATGATAGCTACAGACGTGAACCTGTCCCAGCTAGTAAAATCCAATACGATTTGGCTGAACAGGAAGATCCGATTAGAGCTAGTCCTGTACGGAAAGAATCTAAGTCAAAGTCCATGCATTCGTCAGATTCTAGATCAGAAAGCTCCTATAATGCTTCAGAGGATTCTACTGAAGATTCTGATACATCAGTGAAATCTGAGGAGGAACAGAGACGCACCGTGAGAAAAGTCGAG GAGCGCATTAAGTGGCAGCCGCCACCAGATCCTGAGGTACCAGAGTGTGAGGAGATTCCTAGAACAATGAATAAG CAACCAGAGGAAGTGAGTCGGACGTCGGTGAGAATGAGGACACCTCCACTGCCACCGATGGGACAGGTAGCCGAGGCGGCCTCAGAAATGGCCAG GAAGAAAAATAGGTGGGATGTCCATGCCCCTGTAGTTACACAGGAGAGAACAGCTGTACCGCTTCCTGGGCTCAAACAACCTTCacctccaaggtcatcatctccACGTTCGAGGTCATCTTCATATTCATCAgacaggtcaaggtcacagtctCCAACTAGCAGCTATCTCTATGGAGATGAGAAGCCAAAGGATAATGGACAGACTGCATCACGAGATCCTCCTAAGCAGTTTGAGGATTTTTCTTCTTCTGTTTCTAAGTCTATTTCCAAATCTCCTGCAAAATCAGACCAAAATAGGGGAAGTCTAATCCCCCCAGTCACCAATATAGAGAGTGTTCCTCTACAAGGAGGCCGCTCACTGGATCTCAACATGCTAAGTCCTGGCAATATACCTTTCCCCTCTGATAATGCAGACAATATCAAAGATAAAGCCTCGAAAAGTTCAGAGAAAAAAGATTCCCAAGAAAATGCACCCCAAAAGAGTCTAGAAGAAAGGTTGAAATATTTTACTGCAGGGATAGGTGGTCCCAAGTCCAAATTTACTTCTGCAGATAATAAGACTCGATCAAGGAGTAAATCCTCAGAAGCTTCACCAAAAAAGAAATCCTCTCCAGACAGGAGACCATCCAATAGATCAGGCAGCAGAAACCGAAGTAAATCTCCTCAGAGATCCCGTAGGAAAAGTCGTTCAAGATCTCGAGGAAAAAATCATTCCAAATCACCAGTACGATCAAGAAGGCGCATGTCCAAGTCACCTGTTCAGTCAAGGAGGAGAAGTCATTCAAAGTCACCGAGACGTTCACGTGGGAAAAGCAGATCAAAATCTCCTATTCGCTCCAGACGCAGAAGTTACTCTCGCTCTCCACAACGACGAAGGATATCTCCGGCAAGATATTCACCAGTGCCACCTAGGAGAAGGTCACGGAGTCCACGCAGGAGATCAAGGTCACAAAGACGATCAAGGTCACCCAAACGATCAAGGTCGCCCAGAAGATCAAAGTCACCTAGAAGGTCGAGATCAAGAAGGCGCTCCCCATCACCTAGAAGACGATCTAGATCACGTCGTTCTAGGTCGCCAAGGCGAAGGTCAGTGTCGCCCAGGAGGAGATCACCTGTCCGTAGGCGACGAtccaggtcaaggtcatccagGCGACGATCACCAAGGAGACGTAGTATCTCTCCACGACGCCACAGTCGATCTAGGTCAAG GAGACGTTCTCCCCCAAGACGGAGAAGGAGTCCTTCAAGGGATAGACGAAGGAG ACGCAGTAGGAGCGGGTCGGGATCATCGCGGAGTCGGAGTAGGAGTCACAGTCGTCGTAGAAGACACTCCAGTAGCTCGCGTAGTCGGAGTCGTAGTAGACGCCGCCGACACAGAAGTTCTAGCTCAGATAGTGACTGA